A region of Streptomyces paludis DNA encodes the following proteins:
- a CDS encoding FecCD family ABC transporter permease encodes MALRVDRRSVLVCAVLAATVAALGILTLATGSISLTPAQVLSALFDPDADSRTRLVVVEWRLPRLLFAVICGAALAISGALFQSLTRNPLGSPDVIGFASGSYAGASVVMLLLGSANYLAVASGSLIGGALTALLVYLLAYRNGLAPFRLIIVGIAVGAFLSSFTSMLLLSVSPQQAMLAATWGAGSLSGLGFEQLRPAAVVFAVLLLCSAFVSRPLVHLELGDDAAVALGVGAQRARLAATLVGVALTALVTAAVGPISFIALAAPQIAQRLTRASTTVRIVPAALTGAAVLVGADFIAQRVDLPVGVVTVCVGGAYLAWLLARQYAGRRG; translated from the coding sequence ATGGCCCTGCGCGTCGACCGGCGGTCCGTCCTCGTCTGCGCCGTCCTGGCCGCCACCGTGGCCGCCCTCGGCATCCTCACCCTGGCCACCGGGTCCATCTCGCTCACCCCGGCGCAGGTGTTGTCCGCCCTCTTCGACCCGGACGCCGACTCCCGTACCCGGCTGGTCGTCGTGGAGTGGCGGCTGCCCCGGCTGCTGTTCGCGGTCATCTGCGGAGCGGCGCTCGCCATCAGCGGCGCGCTCTTCCAGTCCCTCACCAGGAACCCGCTGGGGTCGCCCGACGTGATCGGCTTCGCCTCCGGGTCGTACGCGGGCGCGAGTGTGGTGATGCTGCTGCTCGGCTCCGCCAACTACCTGGCGGTCGCCTCGGGTTCGCTGATCGGCGGGGCGCTCACCGCGCTGCTGGTGTATCTGCTCGCCTACCGGAACGGGCTGGCCCCCTTCCGGCTCATCATCGTCGGGATCGCCGTCGGCGCGTTCCTCAGCTCCTTCACCTCGATGCTGCTTCTCTCCGTCAGCCCTCAGCAGGCGATGCTCGCCGCGACCTGGGGAGCCGGTTCCCTCAGCGGGCTCGGCTTCGAGCAGCTGCGGCCGGCGGCGGTCGTCTTCGCCGTACTGCTGCTCTGCTCGGCGTTCGTGTCACGGCCCCTGGTCCATCTGGAGCTGGGCGACGACGCGGCCGTGGCCCTCGGGGTCGGCGCGCAGCGCGCACGGCTCGCGGCCACGCTCGTCGGGGTCGCGCTCACCGCGCTGGTGACCGCGGCGGTCGGCCCGATCTCCTTCATCGCGCTCGCCGCGCCGCAGATCGCCCAGCGGCTGACCCGCGCCTCCACCACGGTACGGATCGTCCCGGCGGCGCTGACCGGCGCCGCGGTCCTGGTCGGCGCCGACTTCATCGCCCAGCGCGTCGACCTGCCCGTGGGGGTCGTCACCGTGTGCGTCGGCGGGGCCTATCTGGCCTGGCTGCTCGCCCGCCAGTACGCGGGGCGCCGCGGATGA
- a CDS encoding ABC transporter transmembrane domain-containing protein: MKRTGADRTGGRGPGARGGVPGPNSVPALFRLALLRDGRGRRLALVTLAFMVHQMCEALVPVLIGVIIDRALAPSDRTALLWWLGVLGAVFVALSLSYQRASRAMVDVYGYGEHALRQRVMARLLDPRSLRRRPGPGEALSLVSSDTYRVAGVSWSVVQQVSTITAILTASTALLVISVPLGLGVIASTVLVLVVMRRISLPLEARGLAEQGSAARAGEVATDMITGLRVVIGMNARAEAARRYRAASEESRRGAVATSRSVLAYGSLSLLLSGVFLAALSTASGYLALGGALTVGQLVTVLGLAQFLQGSLAHVGTFASNWTHKRASARRLGELLDEPPLIGPAEATTGATATDVSGRALRWHPPEHGEPLDLRPGELLGVVPRHSGHARELSDRLGYRVPLRRGELLVGGVDAVDLGPDAVRARIAAPPHHGAVFSGTLRSNLVGEGRESDPAVLGAAMLDDVLDLVGGDRAEVGEHGRRLSGGQRQRLLLARALHSDAEVVVLDEPTTAVDPVTEQRIAEGLRALPATTLLITSSRILLSACDRVVDLGGAVLDGSGHGDAHPAGVLPEPNGTTR; the protein is encoded by the coding sequence GTGAAGCGGACCGGCGCGGACCGTACCGGCGGGCGCGGTCCCGGTGCGCGCGGCGGCGTTCCCGGGCCGAACTCCGTCCCGGCGCTGTTCCGTCTCGCGCTGCTGCGCGACGGGCGCGGACGCCGGCTCGCCCTCGTCACCCTCGCGTTCATGGTCCATCAGATGTGCGAGGCGCTGGTCCCGGTCCTCATCGGTGTGATCATCGACCGGGCGCTGGCCCCTTCGGACCGTACCGCCCTGCTCTGGTGGCTCGGTGTGCTCGGCGCGGTCTTCGTCGCGCTGTCCCTCTCGTACCAGCGGGCGTCGAGGGCCATGGTGGACGTCTACGGCTACGGTGAGCACGCGCTGCGGCAGCGGGTGATGGCCCGGCTGCTGGACCCGCGCTCCCTGCGCCGCCGGCCCGGCCCGGGCGAGGCGCTCTCCCTGGTCTCGTCCGACACCTACCGGGTCGCCGGGGTCTCCTGGAGCGTCGTCCAGCAGGTCTCGACCATCACCGCGATCCTCACGGCGTCGACGGCGCTGCTGGTCATCTCCGTGCCCCTGGGCCTGGGCGTCATCGCCAGTACGGTGCTCGTGCTCGTCGTGATGCGCCGGATCTCGCTGCCCCTGGAGGCGCGGGGGCTGGCCGAGCAGGGTTCGGCGGCGCGGGCCGGCGAGGTGGCGACCGACATGATCACCGGGCTCCGGGTGGTCATCGGCATGAACGCCCGGGCGGAGGCCGCCCGCCGCTACCGCGCGGCGAGCGAGGAGTCGCGGCGCGGCGCCGTGGCCACCTCGCGCTCGGTCCTGGCGTACGGCAGTCTCAGCCTGCTGCTGTCGGGGGTGTTCCTCGCCGCGCTCTCGACGGCGTCGGGGTATCTCGCTCTGGGCGGCGCCCTCACGGTCGGCCAGCTTGTCACCGTCCTCGGACTCGCCCAGTTCCTCCAGGGCTCGCTGGCCCATGTCGGTACGTTCGCCTCCAACTGGACGCACAAGCGCGCCTCCGCCAGACGGCTGGGCGAGCTGCTGGACGAACCGCCGCTGATCGGCCCCGCCGAGGCCACCACCGGCGCCACCGCCACCGATGTTTCCGGCCGCGCGCTGCGGTGGCATCCGCCCGAGCACGGCGAGCCGCTCGATCTGCGGCCCGGTGAACTCCTCGGTGTCGTCCCGCGCCACTCCGGGCACGCCCGGGAGCTGAGCGACCGGCTCGGCTACCGCGTCCCGCTCCGCCGCGGCGAACTCCTGGTCGGCGGTGTCGACGCCGTCGACCTCGGCCCGGATGCGGTGCGGGCCAGGATCGCGGCCCCGCCCCACCACGGCGCGGTGTTCTCCGGCACACTGCGCTCCAATCTCGTCGGCGAGGGGCGCGAGAGCGACCCGGCCGTGCTCGGGGCCGCGATGCTCGACGACGTACTCGACCTGGTCGGGGGCGACCGGGCCGAGGTCGGCGAGCACGGCCGCCGGCTCTCCGGCGGCCAGCGTCAGCGCCTGCTGCTCGCCCGCGCGCTGCACAGCGACGCCGAGGTCGTCGTCCTCGACGAACCCACCACCGCGGTCGACCCGGTGACCGAACAGCGCATCGCCGAAGGGCTGCGCGCCCTGCCCGCCACCACGCTGCTGATCACCTCCAGCCGGATCCTGCTCTCCGCCTGCGACCGGGTCGTCGACCTCGGCGGCGCCGTTCTCGACGGCTCCGGTCACGGCGATGCCCACCCGGCCGGCGTCCTCCCCGAACCGAACGGAACCACCAGGTGA
- a CDS encoding ABC transporter ATP-binding protein encodes MTTTTQPTQPAPRTRTPVPARLEVLDASLGYGRRPLSAHLDVRIPDQSFTVVIGPNACGKSTLLRAMSRLLRPSAGEVVLDGRSIARYGSKEVARTLGLLPQTSLAPDGITVADLVARGRHPHQKLMRQWTEEDEKAVRDAMAATSVTELSGRPVDELSGGQRQRVWVAMVLAQRTPILLLDEPTTFLDIAHQIDLMELFTDLHRAGHTLVAVLHDLNHAARYATHLIAMRDGRVVAEGPPEEVVTAALVAEVFDLPCRVVPDPVTGTPMVVPLARQREAR; translated from the coding sequence GTGACCACCACGACACAGCCGACGCAGCCGGCACCGCGCACCCGGACCCCGGTCCCGGCCCGGCTGGAGGTGCTCGACGCGTCCCTCGGCTACGGCCGGCGGCCCCTCTCGGCCCATCTGGACGTACGGATCCCGGACCAGTCGTTCACCGTCGTCATCGGCCCCAACGCCTGCGGCAAGTCGACCCTGTTGCGCGCCATGTCCCGGCTGCTCCGGCCCAGCGCCGGAGAGGTCGTCCTCGACGGCCGATCCATCGCGCGGTACGGCTCCAAGGAGGTGGCGCGGACGCTCGGACTGCTGCCGCAGACCTCCCTGGCACCCGACGGGATCACCGTCGCCGATCTGGTCGCCCGGGGACGCCATCCGCACCAGAAGCTGATGCGCCAGTGGACCGAGGAGGACGAGAAGGCCGTACGGGACGCCATGGCGGCCACCTCCGTCACCGAGCTGTCCGGCAGACCGGTGGACGAACTCTCCGGCGGCCAGCGCCAGCGCGTCTGGGTGGCGATGGTCCTCGCCCAGCGGACCCCGATCCTGCTGCTGGACGAACCGACCACCTTCCTCGACATCGCCCACCAGATCGATCTCATGGAGCTGTTCACCGATCTGCACCGCGCCGGGCACACCCTCGTCGCCGTACTCCACGACCTGAACCACGCGGCCCGTTACGCGACCCATCTCATCGCCATGCGCGACGGCCGGGTCGTCGCCGAGGGCCCGCCGGAGGAGGTCGTGACCGCCGCCCTCGTGGCGGAGGTGTTCGATCTGCCCTGCCGGGTCGTCCCCGACCCGGTCACCGGCACGCCCATGGTCGTCCCCCTGGCCCGGCAGCGGGAGGCCCGGTGA
- a CDS encoding iron-siderophore ABC transporter substrate-binding protein — protein MSISIPAGRGPGAVARLVALAVAAVVVLAGCGSGSSEPAGAAKAKEKASAAPGAFPVSIKHGHGTTTIEKKPRRVVAVSWMSLDVVAALGTVPVGVDEQWGGDKQGYTPWFRSTVEKLGGPLPETLNYGDAGEIDFEQILSLEPDLIVGLYSGISDVDYKRLTEIAPTIPYLNKPWDGGTWQEMTRTIGTALGETEKAESLVTDVEGQLASVTEDHPEFKDKTFTYGLALSKGSTELGLYLNYDARVRLLTEMGFKNTPSMKTIASTAKGTNWYGGVSLEKLDTIDADIFVGWANGAEEVSYSLKDPLFSRWKPIAGKNYAFVPDATLGMATSGPSVLSIPWALERYVPMLADAVAGKGSTGAGS, from the coding sequence ATGTCCATATCCATCCCGGCCGGACGCGGACCGGGCGCCGTGGCGCGTCTCGTGGCGCTGGCGGTCGCGGCCGTCGTCGTACTGGCGGGCTGCGGAAGCGGCTCGTCCGAACCGGCGGGCGCGGCGAAGGCGAAGGAGAAGGCCAGTGCCGCTCCGGGCGCGTTCCCCGTGAGCATCAAGCACGGCCACGGGACGACGACGATCGAGAAGAAGCCCCGGCGCGTCGTCGCCGTCAGCTGGATGTCGCTGGACGTGGTCGCGGCGCTGGGCACGGTCCCGGTCGGCGTCGACGAGCAGTGGGGCGGCGACAAGCAGGGCTACACCCCCTGGTTCCGCAGCACGGTCGAGAAGCTCGGCGGGCCGCTGCCCGAGACGCTGAACTACGGTGACGCGGGCGAGATCGACTTCGAGCAGATCCTCTCGCTGGAGCCGGACCTGATCGTCGGCCTGTACTCCGGCATCTCCGATGTCGACTACAAGCGTCTCACCGAGATCGCGCCCACCATCCCGTATCTGAACAAGCCCTGGGACGGGGGGACCTGGCAGGAGATGACCCGCACGATCGGCACGGCGCTGGGTGAGACGGAGAAGGCCGAGAGCCTCGTCACCGACGTCGAGGGCCAACTGGCCTCGGTGACCGAGGACCACCCGGAGTTCAAGGACAAGACCTTCACCTACGGGCTCGCCCTCTCCAAGGGATCGACGGAGCTGGGTCTGTATCTCAACTACGACGCCCGCGTCCGGCTGCTGACCGAGATGGGCTTCAAGAACACCCCGTCGATGAAGACGATCGCGTCCACCGCCAAGGGCACCAACTGGTACGGCGGGGTCAGTCTGGAGAAGCTCGACACGATCGACGCCGATATCTTCGTCGGCTGGGCCAACGGCGCCGAGGAGGTCTCGTACTCCCTCAAGGACCCGCTGTTCTCGCGCTGGAAGCCGATCGCCGGGAAGAACTACGCGTTCGTGCCGGACGCGACGCTGGGCATGGCCACCAGCGGGCCTTCGGTGCTCTCCATCCCCTGGGCGCTGGAGCGCTACGTCCCGATGCTCGCCGACGCCGTCGCGGGCAAGGGCAGCACCGGCGCGGGCTCCTGA
- a CDS encoding FecCD family ABC transporter permease codes for MTTAPPTGDLTTGTEHDVPVPRRGAGPARPGRRRPLILLAAIGLLLVVAVLSVMVGARAIAPGTVWDALLRFDDSDEHVMVRELRVPRTVIGLIVGAALGLSGALIQAFTRNPLADPGILGVNAGASLAVTFAVAVLGYTGAGQFIWFALAGAFGLTVLVYTLGSIGADRGSPVKLTLAGVAFTAVCGGFTSAMALKNTTTFDVMRFWGVGSIGGRSLDILPVALPLIGAGLVLGLCSAGSLNALALGDDLARSLGTRLALTRVVLVLAVTLLAGTAVAVAGPISFVGLMVPHIVRWFVGPDQRWILAVTVVVAPAFLLAADIIGRVILPSGEMRVGLVTSLVGAPVLVALVRRRKVSAL; via the coding sequence ATGACGACCGCCCCACCCACGGGTGACCTCACCACCGGTACGGAGCACGATGTGCCGGTCCCGCGCCGCGGCGCGGGACCGGCCCGGCCCGGCCGGCGGCGCCCGCTGATCCTGCTGGCCGCGATCGGGCTGCTGCTCGTCGTCGCCGTCCTCAGTGTGATGGTCGGCGCCCGCGCCATCGCTCCCGGCACGGTGTGGGACGCGCTGCTGCGCTTCGACGACTCCGACGAGCATGTGATGGTGCGCGAACTGCGGGTGCCGCGCACGGTGATCGGGCTGATCGTCGGCGCGGCCCTGGGCCTCAGCGGCGCGCTGATCCAGGCGTTCACCCGTAACCCCCTGGCCGATCCGGGCATTCTCGGGGTGAACGCGGGGGCGAGCCTGGCGGTGACGTTCGCCGTCGCCGTGCTCGGGTACACCGGCGCCGGCCAGTTCATCTGGTTCGCGCTGGCGGGGGCCTTCGGGCTCACCGTGCTCGTCTACACGCTCGGCTCGATCGGCGCCGACCGGGGCAGCCCGGTGAAACTCACTCTCGCGGGCGTCGCGTTCACGGCCGTGTGCGGCGGCTTCACCTCCGCCATGGCGCTCAAGAACACGACCACCTTCGACGTCATGCGGTTCTGGGGAGTCGGCTCCATCGGCGGCCGCTCGCTCGACATCCTCCCCGTCGCCCTGCCCCTGATCGGCGCCGGGCTGGTCCTCGGGCTGTGCAGCGCGGGCTCGCTCAACGCCCTGGCGCTGGGCGACGATCTCGCCAGGTCGCTGGGCACCCGGCTCGCCCTGACCCGGGTGGTGCTGGTCCTCGCCGTCACCCTGCTGGCCGGGACCGCGGTCGCCGTCGCCGGTCCGATCTCGTTCGTCGGGCTGATGGTGCCGCACATCGTCCGCTGGTTCGTGGGACCCGACCAGCGCTGGATCCTGGCCGTCACGGTCGTCGTCGCGCCCGCGTTCCTGCTGGCCGCCGACATCATCGGACGGGTGATCCTGCCCTCCGGCGAGATGCGGGTCGGGCTCGTCACCTCGCTCGTCGGCGCACCCGTACTCGTCGCGCTCGTCCGGCGCCGGAAGGTGAGCGCGCTGTGA
- a CDS encoding siderophore-interacting protein: MTIHRAVVARVRPLTTTMARVTFHGEGLAAFTSTGVGDEYVRLFFPHGPDRTDVSLPDATDNGGRRTPEGRPEAPVRTYTVRSVRPEAGEIDIDFVLHGHGTASGWAAAARPGDVIGLNSPTGLYAPPADLSWQLLVSDLSGLPAVGRLIENTPDRVTTRAVLEVPDPSCVQPLPERPGVRATWAYGGNGHGPSRLAELVGAAIPPHTDLTGGYIWVAGQTDALRAVRRYLRKELKLPAERFKVVGYWMPDGDSWTRRYEALPTDVRFELESMWDNPTDEPEDLAVRYEDRLSTLGL, from the coding sequence ATGACCATCCACCGCGCCGTGGTGGCCCGCGTCCGGCCGCTCACCACGACCATGGCCCGCGTCACGTTCCACGGCGAGGGACTCGCCGCGTTCACCTCCACGGGTGTCGGCGACGAGTACGTCCGGCTGTTCTTCCCGCACGGTCCCGACCGTACGGATGTCTCCCTGCCCGACGCGACGGACAACGGCGGCCGGCGGACCCCCGAGGGGCGGCCCGAGGCTCCCGTACGCACGTACACCGTCCGGTCGGTCCGTCCGGAGGCCGGCGAGATCGACATCGACTTCGTGCTGCACGGTCACGGGACGGCGTCCGGCTGGGCCGCCGCCGCCCGTCCCGGCGATGTGATCGGGCTCAACTCCCCCACCGGCCTGTACGCTCCTCCGGCCGATCTGAGCTGGCAGCTCCTGGTCTCCGACCTGAGCGGGCTGCCCGCCGTGGGACGTCTCATCGAGAACACCCCGGACCGGGTCACGACCAGGGCCGTCCTCGAAGTCCCCGACCCGTCCTGCGTCCAGCCGCTCCCGGAGCGGCCCGGTGTCCGGGCGACCTGGGCGTACGGTGGCAACGGTCACGGCCCCAGCCGGCTGGCGGAACTGGTCGGCGCCGCGATCCCGCCGCACACGGACCTGACGGGCGGCTACATCTGGGTCGCCGGCCAGACGGACGCCCTGCGTGCCGTACGCCGCTATCTGCGCAAGGAGCTGAAGCTGCCCGCCGAGCGCTTCAAGGTGGTCGGCTACTGGATGCCGGACGGCGACTCCTGGACCCGGCGCTACGAGGCGCTGCCGACCGACGTACGGTTCGAGCTGGAGAGCATGTGGGACAACCCGACCGATGAGCCCGAGGATCTCGCCGTCCGCTACGAGGACCGCCTCAGCACGCTCGGGCTGTGA
- a CDS encoding helix-turn-helix domain-containing protein: protein MLATVPERTYGEVPAAGALRWDEPSAGGAEVSAPYLLTTAVYAPPAVPVTTGVHTHSDGLLVWPHHGSLTLHTRHTVRRLVPGQGIWLPPGTPHDASSDPGSVSCYTYVTRAAIPPHWSTPRPLRVRRALQEMLLHLDSTAMPDDLRLRTQRVVIELLEEDPHPAIDVPVPEDGRIRSLADDVMRDPESDLSLEAWAARHALSVRTVTRAFGRDVGMSFARWRALVRMSAATTLLAQGCPVNLIAHRCGYSTTSAFSAAFRRVTGVSPTEYLREQTVPAPAGR, encoded by the coding sequence ATGCTGGCCACAGTCCCGGAACGCACCTACGGCGAGGTACCCGCGGCGGGCGCGCTCCGATGGGACGAGCCGTCGGCGGGCGGCGCCGAGGTGTCCGCCCCCTATCTGCTCACCACCGCCGTCTACGCCCCGCCCGCGGTGCCCGTCACCACCGGTGTGCACACCCACTCCGACGGTCTCCTGGTCTGGCCGCACCACGGTTCACTGACGCTGCACACCCGTCACACCGTGCGCCGGCTCGTCCCCGGGCAGGGGATCTGGCTGCCGCCCGGCACTCCGCACGACGCGTCGTCCGATCCGGGGAGTGTGAGCTGCTACACCTATGTGACCAGGGCGGCGATTCCACCGCACTGGTCCACCCCGCGTCCGCTGCGGGTGCGGCGCGCGCTCCAGGAGATGCTGCTCCACCTCGACTCCACCGCCATGCCCGACGATCTGCGGCTGCGGACCCAGCGCGTTGTCATCGAGCTGCTGGAGGAGGATCCGCATCCCGCCATCGATGTGCCCGTACCCGAGGACGGGCGGATCCGGTCGCTGGCCGATGATGTGATGCGCGATCCGGAGAGCGATCTCTCGCTGGAGGCGTGGGCGGCGCGGCACGCGCTGAGCGTACGGACCGTCACCCGGGCGTTCGGCCGCGATGTCGGTATGTCCTTCGCGCGGTGGCGCGCGCTCGTACGGATGTCGGCGGCGACGACGCTGCTGGCGCAGGGGTGTCCGGTCAATCTGATCGCGCACCGCTGCGGCTACTCCACGACGAGCGCGTTCTCCGCCGCCTTCCGCCGGGTGACCGGCGTCAGCCCGACCGAGTACCTGCGCGAACAGACGGTGCCGGCGCCCGCCGGCCGCTGA
- a CDS encoding sulfurtransferase produces the protein MTTTARAALVDARTAYAERSRCVFVEVAPWRSMAQGPDPVSGSVPGARRARVRSDFAGLPTATSGHLPLPAPGAVRDTLAAHGAGPADDLVLYTRRTEELSSATRAWYVLTWAGFRSVRVLDGGLPAWVRAGGPTTPLQDIRTTGPVTGPSEPVPPAAGGRRVLDAADVLDISRYGTLLDSRPAHAYHGALDDPGTGHIPHAVHAHSAELVAPDGLLRPPVELRKWFLSRGAIGGHEVGAYCGGGVSSSLLVFVGALLGQQVGLYVDSWSGWTRDASRPVERGSALTRSAAVDTDCV, from the coding sequence ATGACGACGACCGCGCGCGCCGCTCTCGTCGACGCCCGGACGGCGTACGCCGAGCGGTCCCGGTGCGTGTTCGTCGAGGTGGCGCCCTGGCGGTCGATGGCGCAGGGCCCGGATCCGGTCTCCGGCAGCGTCCCCGGGGCGCGCCGGGCCCGGGTCCGGTCCGACTTCGCCGGCCTCCCGACCGCCACCAGCGGCCATCTCCCGCTGCCCGCGCCCGGCGCCGTGCGCGACACCCTCGCCGCGCACGGCGCCGGGCCCGCCGACGACCTCGTGCTCTACACCCGCCGGACCGAGGAGCTGTCGAGTGCCACCCGCGCGTGGTACGTCCTCACCTGGGCGGGCTTCCGTTCCGTACGCGTCCTGGACGGCGGCCTGCCCGCCTGGGTCCGCGCGGGAGGTCCGACAACCCCGCTCCAGGACATCCGGACGACCGGCCCGGTGACCGGCCCGTCCGAGCCGGTGCCGCCGGCCGCCGGTGGCCGGCGCGTTCTCGACGCGGCGGACGTCCTGGACATCTCGCGCTACGGCACACTGCTCGACTCAAGGCCCGCGCACGCCTACCACGGCGCCCTGGACGATCCGGGGACCGGCCACATCCCGCACGCGGTCCACGCCCACTCCGCCGAACTGGTCGCTCCCGACGGGCTGCTCCGACCGCCCGTGGAACTGCGCAAATGGTTCCTGTCACGCGGGGCGATCGGCGGCCACGAGGTCGGCGCCTACTGCGGCGGCGGTGTGTCCAGCTCCCTGCTGGTGTTCGTCGGAGCCCTCCTCGGGCAGCAGGTGGGCCTCTACGTCGACTCCTGGTCCGGCTGGACGCGCGATGCCTCGCGCCCCGTCGAGCGGGGTTCCGCCCTCACCCGCTCCGCCGCCGTCGACACGGACTGCGTATAG
- a CDS encoding ABC transporter ATP-binding protein, giving the protein MTPAQGPLPVADPRRTRQEFVRRLGAHRGRLAVSMLTLLAGTAVTLATPPLLGAVVDTVADGGARSRVAVLGAALVLVAVAGAALAHAGGRMLVVLVQGVLAALREDVFETAVHLPASTLESSDSSDVVSRVTRDVEAVSEAASDVLPDITGASFTIGLSLVGLALLDIRLALAGLVCLPVHILATRQFLARSHPVYGDIRRLESARGQSVIEAVHGAETIRAYRTQDHHLGRLADHSERAVARQRDGARLRNRFTGLLNAAEFLGLAAVLVTGFALLGSGAVSVGTATAAALYFHRLFGPVGALLGSLDDIQRATAGLSRLVGITDLGRDGGSGGSASGGSGEVGVNGSGSSGGSAVDVKGVSFSYDGTRQALREVSLRIPAGTSLALVGASGSGKSTLAQLIAGLGEPDHGEITAGEPGAARSPSRYLVTQEIHLFGGTLADNLRIARPTATDDELRRALREAGADWALEQERGLDTVLGPGGTPLDDGAVQHLALARALLADPDIVVLDEATAQSGPRTRALLRTALQRVTRGRTSVIVAHHLEQARDADHIVLLRRGEVAERGTHGELLALAGEYAGLWQAYTGTTTGTGPRENPHPIPVPTPHTHTHTHTKEQHS; this is encoded by the coding sequence GTGACCCCCGCGCAAGGCCCCCTGCCCGTCGCCGACCCCCGCCGTACCCGTCAGGAGTTCGTCCGCCGGCTCGGCGCGCACCGCGGCCGGCTCGCCGTCTCGATGCTCACCCTGCTCGCCGGTACGGCCGTCACCCTCGCCACGCCTCCGCTCCTCGGCGCCGTCGTGGACACCGTCGCAGACGGGGGCGCGCGGAGCCGGGTCGCGGTGCTCGGCGCCGCCCTCGTCCTCGTCGCCGTCGCCGGAGCCGCGCTCGCCCACGCCGGCGGCCGGATGCTGGTCGTCCTCGTCCAGGGGGTGCTCGCCGCCCTGCGCGAGGACGTGTTCGAGACGGCGGTCCACCTTCCGGCGAGCACCCTGGAGTCCTCGGACAGCTCCGATGTCGTCTCCCGGGTGACCCGCGATGTCGAGGCGGTCTCCGAGGCCGCCTCCGATGTGCTGCCCGACATCACCGGCGCGAGCTTCACGATCGGGCTGAGCCTGGTGGGCCTCGCGCTCCTCGACATCCGCCTCGCGCTCGCCGGCCTGGTCTGTCTGCCCGTCCACATCCTCGCCACCCGGCAGTTCCTCGCCCGCTCGCACCCCGTGTACGGGGACATCCGCCGGCTGGAGTCCGCCCGCGGCCAGTCCGTCATCGAGGCGGTGCACGGCGCCGAGACGATCCGCGCGTACCGGACGCAGGACCACCACCTCGGCAGGCTGGCGGACCACAGCGAACGGGCCGTCGCACGGCAGCGCGACGGGGCACGGCTGCGCAACCGCTTCACCGGACTGCTCAACGCGGCGGAGTTCCTCGGCCTCGCCGCCGTACTGGTCACGGGCTTCGCGCTGCTCGGCTCCGGGGCCGTCTCGGTGGGCACCGCCACGGCGGCGGCCCTCTACTTCCACCGGCTCTTCGGGCCGGTCGGGGCGCTGTTGGGCAGCCTGGACGACATCCAGCGGGCGACGGCGGGGCTGTCACGGCTGGTGGGGATCACCGACCTTGGCCGTGACGGCGGCTCCGGAGGCAGCGCTTCCGGCGGCTCCGGAGAGGTCGGCGTCAACGGCTCCGGCAGCTCCGGCGGTTCGGCCGTCGACGTGAAGGGCGTCTCGTTCTCGTACGACGGCACCCGCCAGGCCCTGCGCGAGGTCTCGCTCCGTATACCCGCCGGTACGAGCCTCGCGCTCGTCGGCGCCAGCGGCTCCGGCAAGAGCACGCTGGCCCAGCTGATCGCGGGTCTGGGCGAGCCGGACCACGGGGAGATCACCGCCGGGGAGCCGGGGGCCGCCCGGAGCCCGTCCCGGTATCTGGTCACCCAGGAGATCCATCTGTTCGGCGGCACCCTGGCGGACAATCTGCGGATCGCCCGGCCCACCGCCACCGACGACGAACTCCGCCGGGCGCTGCGCGAGGCCGGGGCGGACTGGGCGCTGGAGCAGGAGCGGGGGCTCGACACCGTCCTCGGCCCCGGCGGCACCCCGCTCGACGACGGAGCGGTCCAGCACCTCGCGCTGGCCCGCGCGCTGCTCGCCGACCCGGACATCGTCGTCCTGGACGAGGCCACCGCGCAGTCGGGGCCGCGGACCCGCGCGCTGCTGCGGACCGCGCTCCAACGCGTCACCCGCGGACGCACCAGTGTGATCGTGGCACACCACCTGGAACAGGCCCGCGACGCGGACCACATCGTCCTCCTCCGGCGCGGCGAGGTCGCCGAGCGAGGCACACACGGCGAACTGCTCGCCCTTGCGGGCGAGTACGCCGGCCTCTGGCAGGCGTACACCGGCACCACCACCGGCACCGGCCCGCGCGAGAACCCACACCCGATCCCCGTCCCCACTCCGCACACGCACACGCACACGCACACGAAGGAGCAGCACTCATGA